A region of the Desulfuribacillus alkaliarsenatis genome:
ATCGCGTTTGGTATTTCGTTTCTAATAACACCACAAATTAAAAAGCTTGCGATTGCAATAGGGGCTGTAGATCAACCAGAGCAACGCAAGGTGCATTCGAAGGTTATGCCTCGAATGGGTGGTTTGGCTATTTGTTTAGCTTTTTTCATACCATTAATAATGGTGTTAAAGTTTAATATATTACATATTAGTAGTCCGATTTTCACTGAGCAACAGATAATTGGTTTTCTAATAGGTGGGGCAATTATTATTCTTGTCGGATTAATCGACGATAAGTATCAAATATCCGCAAAGTATAAATTCCTTGGTCAACTGATTGCGGCTTCAATTGTAATATATTCTGGAATCCAAGTTCAATTTATTACGTTGCCTGATCAGGGTGTATTCGAGTTTGGTTGGCTAAGTATACCAATTACATTATTATGGATTATAGGTATCACAAACGCGCTGAACCTTATTGATGGATTAGATGGACTAGCTGCTGGAGTCGCATCTATTGCTTTAGCAACTATTAGTATTATTGGCTTTGCTATGGGGAATGTAATTGTTGCTTTTATGGCACTTCTATTGTTAGCTAGTACGCTAGGATTCTTAGTGCATAATTTCTATCCAGCTAAAATTTTTATGGGTGACACAGGCGCTCTTTTCTTAGGCTATAACTTAGCTATATTCTCGATTCTAGGATTTAAGCACGTTACATTGATTTCTTTTATAATTCCAATTTTAATCCTAGGAGTACCAATAGCAGACACGCTATTTGCAATTGTTCGACGCTTCCTGTCTAAGCAAGCCATAAGCGAACCAGATAAGCATCATTTGCATCATTGCTTATTAAAAATGGGATGCTCCCATAGACAAACGGTCTTAATTATTTATACGATTAGCATGTTTTTCAGTGCTACTGCGATTATATTTACACAAGCAGAAGCATGGATGGCACTAACAATACTAGGCCTCTTATTCATAGTATTCGCCATCGGTGCAGATGTGATAAATATTTTGAATCGCCGCGAACGTTTTATAGTGAGGTTTATAGAAGACTCTATAGGGAAGCAAATCCCAGAGAAACAAAATTATAAGGCTAATAGATAGATTGTGAATATCACCTTACAGAATAATTCTGTAAGGTATTTTTGTATTATGCAATAGTTTTAGGTGCTTTGTGCTTTTTAGACTGTTTATTCATCTGCAATAGATGGCTGGGTGTCGATGAGCGAACTTTGGCGTAAGCTTTTAGGCATGCTTAGCCAATCCAAGCCTTAGCAAACCTTAAAGCTGTAGACGTAGTGAGCGAATTGATGCCCAGACATCTATTCTGACTAACCAATCAATTCACCAATCAATCTC
Encoded here:
- a CDS encoding glycosyltransferase family 4 protein — encoded protein: MGNILIYGVFFVIAFGISFLITPQIKKLAIAIGAVDQPEQRKVHSKVMPRMGGLAICLAFFIPLIMVLKFNILHISSPIFTEQQIIGFLIGGAIIILVGLIDDKYQISAKYKFLGQLIAASIVIYSGIQVQFITLPDQGVFEFGWLSIPITLLWIIGITNALNLIDGLDGLAAGVASIALATISIIGFAMGNVIVAFMALLLLASTLGFLVHNFYPAKIFMGDTGALFLGYNLAIFSILGFKHVTLISFIIPILILGVPIADTLFAIVRRFLSKQAISEPDKHHLHHCLLKMGCSHRQTVLIIYTISMFFSATAIIFTQAEAWMALTILGLLFIVFAIGADVINILNRRERFIVRFIEDSIGKQIPEKQNYKANR